The Microlunatus antarcticus DNA segment CGCTCGGCCTGAAGTCGGGCACCACCCTGACCGTCGGTTACGCCAAGGCGGGCGTCAGCGCCAGCTGAGCCACCACCTCGCCAGCCCTCCGCCGGGCTGGTCGAGGGGAAGAAGTCACACCGGTCGACCTCCGTACGCACCCGCGTGCGGAGGTCGACCCTCGTCTGCAGCGGGAGAAGCGGTGAGCCAGTAAGCGAGGACGTCCAGGTCGTCCGCGGTCAGGCCGTGCCCGCCGGGGGTCCGGTGGGCCGTCAACGTGGCTCCCGAGCCGTCGTGCAGATAGGTCCACGTACGGGCCTGGAGCTCGGGCGGGATGACCTGGTCGACGCGGCCCTGGACGAGCAGGACCGGGAGACCGGCCAGCCGGTCCGGGGTGGTCGGCACCCCGGCGTCGAAGGGGAGGGTCGCGTAGAGCGTGGCCAGGCCCGCGTAGCGCGAGGGATCGGCCAGAGCGGCTCCGCCCGCGAAGGTGGCGCCGCC contains these protein-coding regions:
- a CDS encoding alpha/beta hydrolase, giving the protein MTTTTELWHTTLEQADGPTAPLVVLLHGRGADERDIVTLADRLPVGPAYVALRAPIAEGGGFAWFANRGIGRPLPDSLAASVAWFTTWLDSLGAQDRPVVLVGFSGGATFAGGAALADPSRYAGLATLYATLPFDAGVPTTPDRLAGLPVLLVQGRVDQVIPPELQARTWTYLHDGSGATLTAHRTPGGHGLTADDLDVLAYWLTASPAADEGRPPHAGAYGGRPV